A genomic window from Roseofilum casamattae BLCC-M143 includes:
- the mutY gene encoding A/G-specific adenine glycosylase encodes MKVESGTLPDSKICKVLRTSLLDWYGKFGRTLPWRNLRDPYAIWISEIMLQQTQVKTVLGYYDRWLQKFPTLKSLAAADIQQVLKLWEGLGYYSRARNIHKAAGKIVAEYNGKFPQEFDRILALPGIGRTTAGGIISSAFNQPFPILDGNVKRILARLVTLPVLLPKANKQLWQLSESLLDRQHPRDFNQALMDLGATICTPKSPKCDRCPWMNHCLAYQTGTPTSWPMRTSSPPRPHKIIGVGIIWSDRQQILIDRRLDDGLLGGLWEFPGGKVEEGETLPECIHREIKEELDIEVEVGSHLITIDHAYSHFRVTLNVYHCHYISGEPKPLESQEIRWVSLDELDELPFPKANLKIIEALRQENS; translated from the coding sequence ATGAAGGTAGAATCTGGGACGCTTCCGGACTCTAAGATTTGCAAAGTCCTCAGAACATCTTTACTCGACTGGTACGGCAAATTTGGTCGTACTTTGCCCTGGCGAAATCTTCGAGATCCCTATGCAATCTGGATTTCCGAGATTATGCTCCAACAAACCCAGGTGAAAACCGTATTGGGATATTACGATCGCTGGTTGCAGAAATTCCCAACTCTCAAGTCTCTAGCAGCGGCAGATATCCAACAGGTGCTCAAGCTCTGGGAAGGTCTGGGATATTATAGCCGCGCCCGTAATATACACAAAGCGGCTGGTAAAATCGTTGCAGAATATAATGGAAAATTTCCGCAAGAGTTCGATCGCATCTTAGCACTACCAGGAATTGGACGAACCACCGCTGGCGGGATTATCAGTTCTGCATTTAACCAACCTTTCCCCATTCTCGATGGTAATGTGAAGCGAATTTTAGCTAGACTGGTAACATTACCGGTGCTGCTACCGAAAGCAAATAAACAACTCTGGCAGTTATCTGAAAGTCTACTCGATCGCCAGCATCCGCGAGATTTCAATCAAGCTCTGATGGACTTGGGGGCAACCATTTGTACGCCGAAGAGTCCCAAATGCGATCGCTGTCCGTGGATGAACCATTGCCTCGCTTATCAAACCGGAACCCCTACTTCTTGGCCCATGCGTACTTCTTCTCCCCCTCGTCCCCACAAAATCATTGGTGTTGGTATCATTTGGAGCGATCGCCAACAGATTCTGATCGATCGCCGTCTGGATGATGGGTTGCTGGGAGGACTGTGGGAGTTTCCTGGTGGGAAAGTGGAGGAGGGAGAAACGCTTCCGGAATGCATTCACCGGGAAATTAAGGAAGAGTTGGATATTGAAGTGGAGGTTGGCTCCCATTTAATTACCATCGACCACGCTTACAGCCATTTTCGCGTGACCCTCAATGTCTATCACTGTCACTATATTTCCGGAGAGCCAAAACCCCTGGAGTCGCAAGAAATTCGTTGGGTGAGTTTGGATGAGTTAGACGAGTTGCCGTTTCCCAAGGCGAATTTGAAGATAATTGAGGCTTTGCGTCAGGAAAATAGTTGA
- a CDS encoding DUF760 domain-containing protein — protein MNNPSNQNHDLFQGDTENNLLWEYVQSLSPETVAQLSKPTSSEVFQVMENNIIGLLGHLPSEQFGVTVTTNRENLGRLLASAMISGYFLRNAEQRMVFENTLSATESRYSDGD, from the coding sequence GTGAATAACCCGTCAAATCAGAATCATGACTTGTTTCAGGGCGACACGGAGAATAATTTATTGTGGGAGTACGTGCAATCGTTGAGTCCGGAAACCGTGGCGCAACTTTCTAAACCCACCTCTTCAGAAGTTTTTCAAGTAATGGAGAATAATATTATCGGACTTCTCGGACATTTGCCCTCGGAACAGTTTGGAGTGACGGTAACCACAAATCGCGAAAATCTAGGTCGGCTGTTGGCGTCGGCAATGATTAGCGGCTATTTCTTGCGCAATGCCGAACAGCGCATGGTATTTGAAAATACACTTTCTGCAACGGAATCTCGTTATTCTGACGGAGATTAG
- a CDS encoding heavy metal translocating P-type ATPase has protein sequence MISPAAIPVKIVTLDVSGMKCAGCVQAVERQLLQQVGVQSASVNLITAVAAVEYDPDRASGDDLAAILTRSGFPSQPRSPERSIGPSASVQQRYQQELRGNLNQLAIASTLIILSFTGHWFHSLPLISTMAFHWTLATLTLLFPGRKIILEGARGLWQNTPNMNSLIGLGATAAYTTSCIALLFPQTGWECFFDEPVMLLGFILLGRTLETRARSRAAADLSALLSLQPKRAHLVPSGSESDAPSVDIGVETVKVGEWVRVLPGELFPVDGEVVVGETTVNESTITGEATPVAKQSGDRVTAGTINLSGTVIAIATRVGEATTLGQIVQWVEVAQTKKAPIQHVADAIAGYFTYAIIALSSLTFLFWSTLGVHLWPDVLLSAPGDMEYSPLLLSLKLAIATLVVACPCALGLATPTAILVGTGIGAKQGILIKGGEALEQLHGVKTIVFDKTGTLTEGEPRVTDCLPNEELGWTRDRLLAYAASVERGTNHPLARAIVNAAAEQQLDLPAAGEFQTFPGLGTQALVEEQLVLLGTPEWLSERGIVLPRDRSSLDTLVDAGKTVISAGINGQWAGWIAIVDPLRREAQTTLSKLENMGLRVKILTGDRPEVANKVAQTLGLQPTDVIAGVKPDGKARAIANFQHPAPDIIHKVAMVGEGINDAPALAQADVGIALQSATEVASETAQLILLGDRLADIPQAIALSRATFGKIRQNLFWAFAYNLLAIPLAAGLFLPHFGLLLSPAIAGACMAFSSVTVVTNSLFLRDNDAPSQAL, from the coding sequence ATGATTTCACCAGCCGCCATTCCTGTAAAAATAGTTACTCTCGACGTGAGCGGCATGAAATGTGCTGGATGCGTACAAGCCGTAGAACGACAATTATTACAACAGGTTGGAGTTCAGTCCGCCTCAGTCAACTTAATTACTGCCGTCGCCGCCGTTGAGTACGATCCAGATCGCGCCAGTGGAGACGACCTCGCCGCAATTTTGACTCGCTCTGGATTTCCCAGTCAACCTCGCTCCCCAGAACGCTCCATCGGGCCATCGGCTTCCGTGCAACAGCGATATCAACAGGAGTTGCGCGGAAACCTAAACCAATTAGCGATCGCCAGTACTTTAATTATTCTCTCATTTACCGGCCATTGGTTCCACTCCCTCCCTCTCATCAGTACCATGGCCTTCCATTGGACTCTCGCCACCCTCACCTTACTTTTCCCCGGACGCAAGATAATTCTCGAAGGCGCGCGCGGGTTATGGCAGAATACGCCAAATATGAATAGCCTCATCGGTTTAGGAGCAACCGCTGCTTATACCACCAGTTGCATTGCCCTCCTCTTTCCGCAAACGGGGTGGGAATGCTTTTTTGACGAACCGGTAATGTTGCTCGGATTTATTCTCCTGGGACGTACTCTAGAAACTCGGGCGAGAAGTCGGGCAGCGGCGGACTTAAGTGCTTTGCTAAGCTTACAACCGAAACGCGCTCATTTAGTGCCTTCTGGCTCGGAGTCCGATGCCCCATCGGTGGACATTGGCGTAGAAACGGTAAAAGTAGGCGAATGGGTGCGCGTTCTGCCTGGAGAGCTGTTTCCCGTCGATGGCGAAGTAGTGGTGGGCGAAACAACGGTGAATGAAAGTACGATAACTGGAGAAGCGACTCCAGTAGCGAAGCAATCTGGCGATCGCGTCACGGCAGGCACGATAAATCTTTCCGGTACGGTTATCGCGATCGCAACTCGTGTTGGCGAAGCGACTACTTTGGGACAGATCGTGCAATGGGTGGAGGTGGCGCAAACCAAGAAAGCACCGATACAGCATGTTGCCGATGCGATCGCCGGATATTTCACTTACGCAATTATCGCCCTCTCTAGTCTTACCTTTCTCTTCTGGTCAACCCTGGGAGTCCATCTCTGGCCGGATGTCTTACTTTCGGCACCGGGAGATATGGAATATTCCCCCTTATTACTGAGCTTAAAACTGGCGATCGCGACTTTGGTTGTGGCCTGTCCCTGCGCCCTCGGATTAGCCACGCCTACAGCGATTTTAGTCGGTACGGGGATTGGAGCGAAACAGGGAATTTTAATCAAAGGTGGAGAAGCTTTGGAGCAACTGCATGGGGTGAAAACCATTGTGTTTGATAAGACGGGAACCTTAACGGAAGGAGAGCCTCGGGTAACCGACTGTCTCCCTAACGAGGAATTGGGATGGACGCGCGATCGCCTTTTAGCCTATGCTGCCTCCGTAGAACGGGGAACCAACCATCCTCTGGCTCGCGCCATCGTCAATGCTGCTGCAGAACAACAGCTCGATCTGCCTGCGGCCGGAGAGTTTCAGACCTTTCCCGGATTGGGAACTCAAGCCTTGGTGGAGGAGCAACTCGTCCTCCTGGGAACTCCAGAATGGTTGTCCGAACGCGGGATTGTTCTTCCTCGCGATCGCTCATCTCTAGACACCCTGGTAGATGCTGGGAAAACCGTCATTTCCGCAGGCATAAACGGGCAATGGGCGGGCTGGATCGCCATCGTCGATCCCCTCCGTAGAGAAGCGCAAACCACCCTCTCCAAGCTCGAAAACATGGGGCTACGAGTCAAGATTCTGACCGGCGATCGCCCGGAAGTTGCCAATAAGGTCGCCCAAACCCTCGGACTGCAACCCACCGACGTCATCGCTGGAGTCAAACCAGACGGTAAAGCGCGGGCGATCGCCAACTTCCAACATCCAGCGCCGGATATTATCCATAAAGTTGCCATGGTCGGAGAAGGAATTAATGACGCTCCCGCACTGGCGCAAGCCGATGTGGGAATTGCCTTGCAAAGCGCCACCGAAGTCGCCAGCGAGACCGCGCAACTCATTTTGCTGGGCGATCGCCTCGCCGACATTCCCCAGGCGATCGCCCTCAGTCGCGCCACCTTTGGTAAAATTCGCCAAAACCTCTTTTGGGCCTTTGCTTATAACCTATTAGCCATTCCCCTAGCTGCCGGACTGTTCCTGCCCCATTTCGGGCTGCTCCTGTCTCCGGCGATCGCGGGAGCCTGCATGGCCTTCAGCTCGGTGACCGTTGTTACCAATTCTCTTTTCTTACGGGATAATGATGCCCCTTCACAAGCCCTCTAG
- a CDS encoding FHA domain-containing protein: MTDISSAQSNQNHLLIIEDDKGRREFTLEAPVYSIGRDPGSDIRLISQFVSRRHATLVRLPKEDGTYYYRIVDGNLKGKGSANGIIVNGKKVPTHDLKNEDEIVFGPQVRANYYLLVRDNIVTTPASDEFDITLISPGMMGEDEV; encoded by the coding sequence ATGACAGACATTTCATCTGCCCAATCTAACCAAAATCATCTCCTCATTATCGAAGACGATAAAGGCAGGCGAGAATTCACTCTCGAAGCTCCCGTTTATTCCATTGGCCGCGACCCCGGTAGCGATATTCGTCTAATTTCCCAATTTGTCTCTCGCCGACATGCCACTCTGGTTCGCTTACCGAAGGAAGACGGAACCTACTACTACCGTATTGTTGATGGCAATCTTAAAGGGAAGGGCAGCGCGAATGGCATTATTGTCAATGGAAAAAAAGTACCCACTCACGATTTGAAGAATGAAGATGAGATTGTGTTCGGGCCGCAAGTGAGAGCCAATTACTATCTGTTAGTCCGCGACAACATTGTCACCACTCCAGCTTCCGATGAGTTTGATATTACCTTAATCAGTCCTGGCATGATGGGCGAAGATGAAGTATGA
- the tmk gene encoding dTMP kinase, whose protein sequence is MTLGRLIVFEGIEGAGKTTQIQQAHQWLSSTLSRSVLLTREPGETPLGERLREVLLGDMAISPTAELLLYAADRAQHVEHFIKPALAEGKIVLCDRFTDSTIAYQGYGRGLSLPIIDQLNRIAAPTVCSDLTLWLDVEVETGLERMRQRGKADRMERADIQFHRRVQQGFATLAQTEGNPMVRIDANLSESQVWDQVRSVLHTQLSQWGMWE, encoded by the coding sequence ATGACTTTAGGCCGGCTGATTGTATTTGAAGGCATTGAGGGAGCAGGAAAAACGACGCAAATACAACAGGCGCACCAGTGGTTGAGTTCGACTCTCTCTCGCTCAGTCCTTCTCACGCGGGAACCGGGGGAGACGCCTTTAGGAGAACGGTTGCGCGAGGTCTTGTTAGGGGATATGGCAATTTCCCCGACCGCTGAATTGTTATTATATGCTGCCGATCGCGCCCAGCATGTTGAACATTTCATTAAACCTGCCCTGGCAGAGGGTAAGATTGTTTTGTGCGATCGCTTTACCGATTCGACTATCGCTTATCAGGGTTACGGTCGCGGGTTGAGTTTACCCATCATCGACCAACTCAATCGGATTGCCGCGCCAACCGTATGCAGCGACCTCACTTTATGGTTAGATGTAGAGGTAGAAACGGGATTGGAGCGAATGCGCCAGCGAGGGAAAGCCGATCGCATGGAGCGAGCGGATATTCAGTTTCACCGTCGGGTGCAACAGGGGTTTGCAACTCTCGCGCAAACGGAGGGTAACCCCATGGTGCGCATTGATGCGAATCTATCGGAATCTCAAGTATGGGACCAAGTTCGCAGCGTTCTCCATACTCAACTGAGTCAATGGGGTATGTGGGAATAA
- a CDS encoding extracellular solute-binding protein, producing MGIDRRTFLANSLQTGGSAIAAAICSALFATGCSTKQTLQVRVLKGSIPVPLISSLQHALPTDTSVKLIPASQLATLFESINRNGSPTSSSRWKWRRTPSNPAPPADLMTLGDAWLSQAIADGLIQPLDVSQFNLELSPPWNALVQRDDSGQLDPQGKIWGIPYSWGTTALVYNPRRFKSLGWKPTDWSDLWRPELKGRISLLDNPRETIGLTLKYLGYSYNQENLNEISDLAPALKALDRQALLYSSTQYLQPLIEGDSWIAVGWSTDILPILQRYGLNAIIPQSGTSLWANVWVHPTPLSADTALNPAIVPWIDRFWAPEFAKQLSHLSDTVSPLLTGLSREEIPESVLKNPVKLPVQEILNRSEFLLPLSAETNEMLQKLWQQMRSHG from the coding sequence TTGGGTATCGATCGCCGAACATTTTTAGCGAATAGCCTGCAAACGGGAGGCTCTGCGATCGCAGCAGCCATCTGTTCGGCACTGTTCGCCACCGGATGCAGTACCAAACAAACGCTTCAAGTACGAGTGCTGAAAGGCTCGATTCCCGTACCATTAATCTCGAGCTTACAGCACGCTCTTCCCACCGATACCAGCGTAAAGTTAATTCCCGCAAGTCAATTAGCAACCTTATTCGAGTCGATTAATCGGAATGGTTCTCCGACTTCTTCCTCTCGGTGGAAGTGGAGGAGAACGCCATCAAATCCAGCACCACCCGCCGATTTGATGACGTTGGGAGATGCTTGGCTCTCGCAGGCGATCGCCGATGGATTAATTCAACCCTTAGATGTTTCTCAGTTCAATCTCGAACTATCTCCTCCGTGGAATGCCTTAGTGCAGCGGGATGACTCGGGTCAGCTCGATCCGCAAGGTAAAATTTGGGGCATTCCCTATAGTTGGGGAACCACTGCTCTAGTCTACAATCCGAGGAGGTTTAAATCCTTGGGATGGAAACCAACGGATTGGTCCGATCTGTGGCGTCCGGAACTCAAAGGCCGAATTTCCCTACTCGATAATCCTCGAGAGACCATTGGCTTAACCTTGAAATATTTAGGATATTCTTACAATCAAGAAAATCTGAATGAAATCTCCGATCTGGCCCCAGCCTTAAAAGCTCTAGACCGTCAAGCCCTATTGTATAGTTCGACCCAATATTTGCAACCCTTGATTGAAGGTGATTCTTGGATAGCTGTAGGATGGTCTACCGATATTCTACCTATTTTACAGCGCTATGGACTCAATGCTATAATTCCACAGTCGGGAACTTCCCTCTGGGCCAACGTATGGGTTCATCCAACCCCATTATCAGCCGATACCGCACTCAACCCCGCCATTGTACCTTGGATCGATCGCTTTTGGGCGCCTGAGTTTGCCAAACAACTGTCTCATTTAAGCGATACCGTTTCACCACTGTTAACCGGTCTCAGTCGAGAGGAAATTCCCGAGTCCGTGCTGAAGAATCCAGTGAAGTTGCCCGTGCAAGAGATTCTCAATCGCAGCGAATTTCTGCTACCATTATCAGCCGAGACCAATGAGATGCTACAGAAACTTTGGCAACAAATGCGATCGCATGGCTGA
- a CDS encoding DUF1822 family protein translates to MIYPTLSTRETFDDPFGDLIELPETLESSFLEDKDLQAAAAFAAEWSTYTQALAILGFYRWLGDREPTLARPDDPLSLLDPLYSKHLNAIFHLPVNGFEVCLLPCLSWSEDTIAIPRVVVELGQFTDQFYAIAALDESLEAIAIKGFLNYQELSALTTNLTAGSDWNYYLHIDDFHHNLDALLLNLQCLAPEAIQRLEPTETPVPSEQISSLHAKLPLMKESDRPLWQQLSWEESLPLWSHPELLQWLESDADSSDRNSKTHLADLLQLLLQPAIDVTNWLSDRADELQETVMGGGWQLIPATAFRRHLPLSPAADVNTLLAEIDRETGVSVPKNAGRAYQDLNIGLGVRLYAITWCLSYEDSWTLLLILGTRSSPELAAELGWRISDQSGILVEESLSVHRSNSYLFAQAIGTYDEKFLVTLFSGTDSVMSLPPFSFPWGN, encoded by the coding sequence ATGATCTACCCAACTCTTTCTACCCGCGAAACCTTTGACGATCCCTTCGGCGATCTCATCGAACTGCCCGAAACTCTGGAATCGAGTTTCCTCGAAGATAAGGATCTGCAAGCTGCTGCGGCATTCGCGGCTGAGTGGTCTACTTATACTCAAGCCTTAGCTATTTTAGGATTTTATCGTTGGTTGGGCGATCGCGAACCCACTCTCGCCCGTCCTGACGATCCCCTCAGTTTGCTCGACCCTCTCTACAGCAAACACTTAAATGCTATCTTCCACCTTCCGGTCAATGGGTTTGAGGTTTGTTTGCTCCCTTGTTTGTCCTGGAGCGAAGACACCATCGCTATTCCCCGAGTTGTTGTCGAGCTAGGGCAGTTTACCGACCAATTCTATGCCATCGCAGCCCTCGACGAATCCTTAGAGGCGATCGCGATTAAAGGCTTTCTCAACTACCAAGAATTAAGCGCCCTCACCACTAATCTCACTGCTGGCTCTGACTGGAATTATTATCTCCATATCGACGATTTCCATCACAACCTGGATGCTTTATTGCTCAACCTACAGTGTTTAGCTCCAGAAGCCATTCAACGACTCGAGCCAACCGAAACCCCGGTGCCATCGGAGCAAATCTCCTCCTTGCACGCCAAACTTCCCCTCATGAAAGAGAGCGATCGCCCCCTGTGGCAACAGCTGAGCTGGGAAGAAAGCCTGCCCTTATGGTCTCATCCGGAACTCTTACAATGGCTCGAGTCCGATGCCGATAGCAGCGATCGCAATAGCAAAACCCATCTGGCTGACCTCTTGCAACTGCTGCTCCAACCGGCGATCGACGTTACCAACTGGCTGTCAGATCGCGCTGACGAGCTGCAAGAAACCGTTATGGGGGGAGGATGGCAGTTAATCCCAGCTACCGCCTTCCGCCGCCACCTCCCCCTCTCTCCTGCTGCTGATGTCAATACCTTGCTTGCCGAGATCGATCGCGAAACCGGCGTTAGCGTTCCGAAAAATGCAGGTCGCGCCTATCAAGATCTCAATATTGGATTAGGAGTAAGATTGTATGCCATTACGTGGTGTTTATCCTATGAAGATAGTTGGACGCTCTTGCTCATTTTAGGAACCCGCTCCAGTCCCGAGCTGGCCGCCGAGTTAGGATGGCGAATTAGCGACCAAAGCGGCATCCTGGTTGAAGAGAGTCTCTCTGTCCATCGCTCCAACTCTTATCTGTTTGCCCAAGCGATCGGCACCTACGACGAAAAATTCTTGGTCACCTTATTTTCGGGAACTGATAGTGTCATGAGTTTGCCTCCGTTCTCGTTTCCGTGGGGAAATTGA
- a CDS encoding EAL domain-containing protein, which produces MEGSLIRILLVEDNSAEARLLQERLKQANSMHFALMHVTRLQLALAELKIQTFDIILLDLSLPDSQGLNSLAPLMEQAPDLPIIVLTNNTDRFLALEAVRQGAQDYLIKRKIDTELLTRALRYAIERKQASDDLRKANDNLEQRVMQRTSDLAAANRLLTKEIRDRQNLEQALQKEKELAQVTLNSIGDAVIAIDLENQIQSLNPIAETLTGCTSNMNDGQAIAEIFSIECNTDLQPIETLINRAIETGEIVKASNYTLLRPTDKKQFIVELSIAPIRLNSDRILHHWRDNGTQNNSDRIVGTVIVCRDVTDNHHLAHQLSWQATHDPLTGLANRRAFEKALQTCINQTHQTQQHHILCYLDLDQFKIVNDTCGHAAGDELLRQITGLLQSQIHSSDTLARLGGDEFGLLLQNCSLEKGETIVQKIIDTIQSFRFVWEDKFFTIGASIGLVPIDRTVDNENAALSAADTAMYAAKDGGRNRMHIYQVQDREVAQRQGDMQWVSRIARALEEDRFCLYAQDILPLYSNAKTRPCCELFIRMIDTEGNIIPPMAFLPAAERYDLMPAIDRWVIRTLFTQLSESINQTLSHSYQRHNKPIYLVNLSGASFNDGSLLNFLKEQFWLHHIPPSLIGFEITETVAITHLNQAAKFISELKQLGCQFALDDFGTGMSSFTYLQQLPIDYVKIDGTFIRSIINNPVNRVMVESIQRIASVMGLKTIAESIENREVLEQIKELGIDYGQGYGINMPHPFRLSDRLEWEYSKSAQLSAIERQTASPNICPQRLQIKT; this is translated from the coding sequence GTGGAAGGCTCCTTAATTCGTATCCTACTGGTCGAGGATAATAGCGCTGAAGCTCGTCTGCTCCAAGAGCGCTTAAAGCAAGCAAACTCAATGCACTTTGCTCTCATGCACGTGACTCGCTTGCAATTAGCTCTGGCAGAATTAAAAATACAAACATTTGATATTATCCTGCTTGATTTAAGCTTGCCTGACTCCCAGGGTCTCAACTCTCTAGCCCCACTAATGGAGCAAGCTCCCGATTTACCCATTATTGTCTTAACTAATAATACCGATCGCTTCCTGGCGTTAGAAGCAGTTCGTCAAGGAGCACAAGACTATTTGATCAAACGCAAAATCGATACGGAACTGCTGACGAGAGCCTTACGCTACGCGATCGAACGCAAGCAGGCCTCTGACGACTTGCGCAAAGCGAACGACAACCTAGAACAACGAGTGATGCAGCGTACCAGCGATCTGGCAGCAGCCAACCGCTTGCTGACCAAGGAAATTCGCGATCGCCAAAACCTCGAACAAGCATTGCAAAAAGAAAAAGAACTGGCTCAGGTTACCCTAAACTCCATTGGCGACGCCGTAATTGCGATCGACCTGGAAAATCAGATTCAATCCCTCAACCCCATTGCCGAAACTCTCACCGGTTGCACCAGCAATATGAATGACGGACAGGCCATTGCTGAAATTTTCTCAATAGAGTGCAACACCGATCTGCAACCCATTGAAACCCTAATTAACCGAGCCATTGAAACCGGCGAGATCGTGAAAGCATCAAACTATACTCTCTTGCGTCCGACCGACAAGAAACAATTCATCGTCGAACTCTCCATCGCTCCCATTCGTCTCAACAGCGATCGCATTTTGCATCACTGGCGCGATAATGGGACGCAGAACAATAGCGATCGCATTGTCGGCACCGTCATCGTCTGTCGAGATGTCACCGACAACCACCACCTCGCCCATCAACTCTCTTGGCAAGCCACTCACGATCCCCTCACCGGTTTGGCAAATCGTCGGGCCTTCGAGAAAGCCTTGCAAACCTGCATTAACCAGACTCATCAAACCCAACAACACCACATCCTCTGTTACCTCGACCTAGACCAATTCAAAATTGTCAACGATACTTGCGGTCACGCTGCTGGGGACGAACTGCTGCGCCAAATTACCGGACTGTTGCAGAGCCAAATTCATTCTAGCGACACTCTTGCTCGTCTCGGTGGCGATGAATTTGGTCTCTTGCTGCAAAATTGTTCCCTAGAGAAAGGTGAAACCATTGTTCAAAAAATTATTGACACGATTCAATCGTTCCGATTTGTTTGGGAGGATAAATTCTTTACGATTGGCGCGAGTATTGGCTTAGTTCCAATCGATAGAACAGTTGATAATGAGAATGCCGCTCTTAGTGCTGCCGATACTGCCATGTATGCGGCTAAAGATGGCGGTCGCAATCGAATGCATATTTACCAAGTGCAAGACCGAGAAGTCGCGCAACGCCAAGGAGACATGCAATGGGTTTCTCGGATTGCTAGAGCACTCGAAGAAGACCGATTTTGCCTTTATGCCCAAGATATTTTACCATTATATTCAAATGCGAAAACTCGCCCCTGCTGCGAATTATTCATCCGCATGATCGATACCGAAGGAAATATTATTCCACCCATGGCATTTCTCCCCGCAGCAGAGCGTTACGACCTCATGCCAGCCATCGATCGCTGGGTGATTCGGACTCTATTTACCCAATTATCGGAATCTATTAATCAAACCTTATCTCATTCTTATCAGCGCCACAACAAACCGATTTATTTAGTCAATTTATCCGGCGCAAGTTTTAATGATGGCTCCCTATTAAACTTTCTCAAAGAGCAATTCTGGTTGCATCACATTCCTCCCTCCTTGATTGGATTTGAAATCACCGAAACCGTTGCCATTACTCATCTCAATCAAGCCGCGAAATTTATTAGCGAACTCAAACAATTAGGATGCCAATTTGCCTTGGATGATTTTGGCACGGGCATGTCCTCATTTACCTATTTACAACAACTGCCGATCGATTACGTAAAAATTGACGGTACGTTTATTCGGAGCATTATTAATAATCCGGTAAATCGGGTAATGGTTGAGTCGATTCAACGCATTGCGAGCGTGATGGGCTTAAAAACCATCGCCGAGTCCATTGAAAATCGCGAAGTTCTCGAACAAATTAAGGAATTGGGCATTGATTACGGACAAGGATATGGGATTAATATGCCCCATCCGTTTCGTTTGAGCGATCGCTTAGAATGGGAATATTCCAAATCTGCACAATTAAGCGCGATCGAGAGACAAACAGCAAGTCCGAACATATGCCCTCAGCGACTACAGATAAAGACCTAG
- a CDS encoding response regulator — MTNSNSPTQILMVEDNFAHVRLIQEAFKNMAKSYQISSVDNGVDAIAYLRCEPPFSNASRPALVLLDLNLPRKNGREVLAEIKTDPHLKQIPVLILTTSKRPEDIRESYNLHANCYIHKSHNLKELFRMVDRIEQFWFETALLPMA; from the coding sequence ATGACTAACTCGAACTCCCCCACGCAAATATTAATGGTAGAAGATAATTTTGCTCATGTTCGTTTGATTCAAGAGGCATTTAAGAATATGGCAAAATCTTACCAAATTAGCTCTGTCGATAATGGTGTCGATGCGATCGCTTACTTGCGATGCGAACCTCCGTTTAGCAATGCTTCCCGTCCGGCCCTCGTCTTACTCGATCTGAACCTACCTCGCAAAAATGGTCGAGAAGTTCTCGCAGAAATAAAAACCGATCCCCACTTAAAGCAGATTCCGGTATTGATTTTGACGACCTCTAAACGGCCGGAAGATATTCGGGAAAGCTATAATTTGCACGCAAACTGCTATATCCATAAATCTCATAATCTGAAAGAATTGTTTCGCATGGTCGATCGAATCGAACAATTTTGGTTTGAAACAGCACTGTTGCCAATGGCTTAA